CCCGGCCCTCCTGCACGGCTCGTAGGGCAAACAAAAAGGCGAGACCCTACGGCTTTCGTCGTAGTGGTCTCGCCCTTGTACCCACGACCGGTCCCACAGGGGGGACGGATTGACGATCGGAGGACTCGTCCGTCAGGGGACGAGCAGGCTACTCCCCACTTCTGCAATCACTTTACGGCATGTCGCCCGCGGCTTCAAGGCGATGAAGGCTTCGCTCACGGTCAGCGCTAAAGGTGCTAAGCGGGGTGCGGACTCTCCGGATGGCTGTCTTCAGAGGCGGCGACCTGGTCTTTCGGCCGCACTAACGAGGCCGCGACGGCTACCGTGATTACGGCCGCAATCACTCCCAGAGACGCCGCGATCGGCACTTCGTAGACATCCTCCAGCAGCATCTTCGTCCCGACGAAGGCGAGGATCACCGATAGGCCGAACTGCAGGTAGTGGAAGCGGTCTACGACGCCGGCGAGCAGGAAGTACATCGACCTGAGCCCCATCACTGCGCAGAGGTTCGATGTATAGACGATGAATGGGTCGTGTGTGATCGCGAAGATGGCGGGTATAGAGTCGATGGCGAAAACGAGGTCCGTCGTGTTCAAGGCGACGAGGACGATGAACAAGGGGGTAACCATGAAGACGCCATCGCGGCGTACGAAGAAGCGGTGGCCCTCGTAGTTCTCCGTCACGGGGAAGAAGCGGCGGATGAAGCGGACGGCGGGGTTCTGTGAG
This genomic stretch from Dehalococcoidia bacterium harbors:
- a CDS encoding TerC family protein; its protein translation is MDTDIHASLWLWAAFNIGILVLLVVDLGIFHREAHAVSVREAALWTVTWVSLAMAFDLGVYLLADPEPGLAFLTGYVIELSLSVDNIFVFVLLFAYFAVPPAYQHRVLFWGILSVILMRGSVIVAGSVLVEQLHWILYVFGALLIISAWRMATQGGGHDDPSQNPAVRFIRRFFPVTENYEGHRFFVRRDGVFMVTPLFIVLVALNTTDLVFAIDSIPAIFAITHDPFIVYTSNLCAVMGLRSMYFLLAGVVDRFHYLQFGLSVILAFVGTKMLLEDVYEVPIAASLGVIAAVITVAVAASLVRPKDQVAASEDSHPESPHPA